A genome region from Deinococcus humi includes the following:
- a CDS encoding SMP-30/gluconolactonase/LRE family protein, producing MRAEQVTDPVAYHGEGPVWSERWGGLRWVDMLAGDVLSLEADGTVSRRHVGKVAAALRPRRQGGAVIGVERGFALEDEDGTVTPMPEVWTAPGIRMNEGGCDPDGRFYCGSMAYDQTPGAAKLYRLAPDSTVTVVLEGVTVSNGLEWSPDGMLAYYNDTATGQVSVFDYAREVGLSGRRTFVDLTSEGLQPDGLTVDAQGGVWVALVNGGAVRHYTPDGKLAEVIEVPARKVTACTFGGPGLQTLYITTSREDLDVGEDPLAGSLFRAEVGVRGQPVREFAG from the coding sequence ATGCGCGCAGAACAGGTGACGGACCCGGTGGCCTACCACGGCGAGGGGCCGGTCTGGTCAGAACGTTGGGGTGGTCTGCGCTGGGTGGACATGCTCGCGGGCGATGTGCTGTCACTGGAGGCGGACGGGACGGTGAGTCGCAGGCATGTCGGCAAGGTGGCCGCCGCACTGCGTCCGCGCCGACAGGGGGGCGCAGTGATTGGGGTGGAGCGGGGCTTCGCGCTGGAGGACGAGGATGGCACGGTGACGCCGATGCCGGAGGTCTGGACCGCCCCCGGCATTCGCATGAACGAGGGTGGCTGCGACCCCGACGGACGCTTCTACTGCGGCTCGATGGCCTACGATCAAACGCCCGGCGCCGCGAAACTGTATCGGCTCGCCCCAGACAGCACAGTCACGGTGGTCCTGGAGGGCGTCACCGTCTCCAATGGCCTGGAATGGAGTCCCGACGGCATGCTGGCGTACTACAACGACACTGCAACCGGCCAGGTCAGTGTCTTCGACTATGCCCGCGAGGTGGGTCTGAGCGGACGACGTACTTTCGTGGACCTCACGAGCGAGGGGCTCCAGCCCGATGGCCTGACGGTGGACGCGCAGGGCGGCGTCTGGGTGGCTCTGGTCAATGGGGGGGCGGTGCGGCACTACACTCCGGACGGCAAGTTGGCAGAGGTGATTGAGGTTCCCGCGCGCAAGGTCACGGCCTGCACATTCGGCGGTCCTGGACTGCAGACGCTCTACATCACCACTTCGCGCGAGGACCTTGATGTGGGGGAAGACCCGCTGGCCGGGTCCCTCTTCCGAGCCGAGGTCGGCGTACGCGGTCAGCCGGTGCGTGAGTTCGCCGGGTAA